In Streptomyces erythrochromogenes, the DNA window CTGCTTCGACCGCCCGCGCGTTCGAGGACGTACCCCGGTTCGGTGAGGGTCCCGGCCGCGGCCGCCGGGTGAGCGGCCGCGGAATCGGTTGGGGCTGGCGGCTGGACTGCAGCCCCTGACCTTCGTTTCGATGCGGGGGAGGGGTCGCGGGCCGGCACTGGGCAGGGGAACCTGCTGTGCCCGTCCGCAGTCCTGGGGAGGGGGTTAGGGGACGACGATGGAGAAGGAGGCGTCTTCGTAGACGCCGGGCTTTCCGGTGATGACGAGGAAGGTGTCGGTGCGGGTCCCGCATGAGGGGTGCGGCCACATTGAGATCCGGATGTCGTATTCGAAGCTGATGTATTGCAGGGTGGCGTTGGGGACGAGTTTGCGGATGTCGAGGTCCTTGTCCTCCAGCTCGACGCAGTAGTGGCCCGCCGCGGGCTTGGTGACGGCTTCGATGCCCTTGGACCGGTTGACGCTGCCGTTGGCGTTGACCACGGCCGCGGCCTGCGCGTAGGGGGCGGTCACCTTCGCGGAGCCCGGGGGTGCGGCCACCGCGGTTCCCGCCCATGTTCCGCCGGCGAGGAGCCCGAGGGCGACGCTGGTCCACACGGCTGCGCGGGTCTTCTTGCTCATGGGCATGTGCAGTTCTTCCCCTCTGTGGTGGTGCCGGCGGCCTCCCCGGGCCGTCGGGCACACCCGAAGCTAGGGGCGCCAGCACGGCCTTCGTGGTCCTCACGCGGTGAAACCACCGGTTGAGGGGGCGCGGGAGGCGCTCGTCCCGGACCGTGGCGCGCCTTCGGCGCGCTTGGGGCGAGGGCTTTCGCGGGCGGGGTTTGCTCCGGACGTGGGGACGGACTGCGGGTGTGCAGTGGCGTTTCGCCGGTGAATCGGGCGCTCCGGGAGGGTGAACCCGCTTCTGCAAGGTTGCGCGAACGCGCTCCGTTGAGCCCGGCAGGCCGCGGAATCAGCGTTCACGTCCCAGGCGCCGGAGGGGGGGTATGACCTGGCGTCCGCGTTGATGCGCTCTGCTTGCGCGGATGCAGGGCATGCCTTTCCGGAGGAGATGGTGGAGGTCATGGTGGGCGAGCACCACGCCGTCCAGTGGCCACCGGACTTCCTACCGATCATCCCGTTCCGGCCTGGCCGGGGCGGAACGGGATGTCGCCGATACACGGGATGTACCGCGCGTCTGGGGTGGCGGGCGGTCCAGGGAGGCGGTGAGTTCGGCATCGGCGTGCGGGTGGAGGGGCTTGGGGTGGTCGGGTGGATGTATCGGCTGTGTGGGTGGTCATGTTCATTGCAGGAACGATCAAGCTAGGTGTGGGGCCTGGTTGTGCTGCTTTTGTGTGGAACGTTGGTGATGCAAGTCCTGCCGGAAATGCTGGCGGGAGCTGGAGAATGGAGCGAGTCGTGAGTACTCAACTGCCGCCTGGAGTAGTCCGGATTCTTCCTGAAGGTGCGCCGTGTCCGCCCAAGACTCTGGGGCTGTATCGGGACTACAGCTGCCAGGGGCCGGGGTACGGGATCGGCGCCGGCTTCGACGTGGACCTCACCGAGCTGCCGATTCCCGGGGGCAGCATGTTCAAGAACGTCTCGTCGTGGGTGAACCTCACGGACAGCGATGTGAAGCTGATCGGCAGGGGTGAGCGCATCCTGAGGGCTGGGGAGAAGCTCGAGGAGCCGGCGGGGTACAACGACACGGTGGAACGAGTCGCCTGGGTGTAGTGGGAGCGGCCGGTCCGTGGGCGGGGCGAGCGTGGAACATGGCGCTCGCCCCGTGCCTGGGTCAGGTCCTCTCCTTTGACCGGTGGAGGGGCGGCAAAAGTCGCCGGAACATGGGCAGTGACCGATCGGGCCGGATGGTTGCCCGGACCGGTCACGGCGCTGGCGTGCGGGTGGCGCCGAAGTTGCTTTCGTGTGTCCATAGGTGGTTGCAGTGGGGGCATTGGAGGTGGAGGAGGCTGCCGGTGTTGGTGAGGAGGTAGCGCCAGTGTGTGGGGCAGGTGCGTTGTTGTTGGCAGGGTTGGCAGTGGTGTGTGTCGGGGCATTGGGGGCAGGGGATCCAGGCGCGGCGGCCGGGGTCGGCTTGTGGGTCAAGGGGCAGCATGGCCGTCTTCGCGGGTGGGGAGGATGCCGGCGGCGGTGAGGTCGTCGTGGAGGCGTTGTTGTTGGGCGTCGAGTCCGGAGTACAGCAGGTTGTGCGCGGTTTCCTCGCTGTGGAGGACTTCGATCGGGTTCCAGTGGGGGCCGAGGGCTTCCATCACGTGGGCGCGGCGGAGTACTTCCTGGGAGGTGAGGTCGAGTGTGAAGTCGGTCAGCCCGGACGTGCCGGCATCGGTGGGGGTGTGGTCGTCGGGGGAGGGGGTGTGGGGGGCCATGTCCTCGAAGTTAGGTAACCCTTTCTTGTCTGGTCAAGGGAGGGTGGGCGGAGTCACAGGGCTGTTCGCGGGTGGTGTCGGCGCCTGCGGCGGGGGTGGTGGTGGGGGGGCCTGGTACATGTCGCCGAAAGTGGGGCGGGGGCGGGTCTCGGAGTGCGGCCCGGCGGTGGAGCGCCGACGATGGGCCAGTACATCCCCCTCGTACCGCCAGTCAGGAGCAGCCCCATGCTGGAGCGCACGTTGCGCAAGGACCGCACCGAGGTCACCTTCGTCCTGCCCGCGGACACCCCGCCCGGGCCGGTCAGTGTGGTGGGGGATTTCAACGGCTGGCAGCCCGGGGTGCACACCCTGGAGCCGCGTACGGACGGCAAGCGGGCCGTTACCCTGACGCTGCCCAGTGAGCACACCCATTCCTTCCGTTACCTGGCGGCGGGTGACTACTGGTTCAACGACGAGAGCGCCGGCGACCAGGACGGCCCCAACAGCCGCCTGCACACCTGACCCCGCCCCGGACGGCCGGCCTGCCGGCCTGCCTGCCTGTCCGTTTTCGGTGTCCGGCCCCCCGGTGGGGGTCCCGCTTTGCGGTGTGGGCCCCCGGTGTGACGTGGCCGGGCCCCGTGCGCGGGGGCGTACGGGGCCCGGTGGAAACGGGCCGGGGGCGGAAACGGGCCGGGGACGGGCCGGGGTGTGGTGTGGTCACAGGCCCAGGGCGATGGCCATGCGGGTCATCTCGGCGGTGCTGTTGACGTTCAGCTTGGCCCGGATGCGGCGCAGGTAGGCGTCGACGGTGTGCTTGGACAGTCCCATGTGGCGGGCTGTCTGGAGGTAGGTGCGTCCGGCGGCGATGTGCCGCAGTGCCTCCTGCTCGCGCGGGGCCAGCTCAGGCGCGGGGGCGGCGGTGGCTGCGGTGTGCGGCGTGGTGAGTGTGGGAGTCATCGGATTTCCTCCGCCGTATCGGCTCGGTCATCGCTGCTCGCGTCCTCGGAAGCAGGAGGGACATTCCGGCCGAATGTCCCTTTTGTTCTCTTGTTAAGAGCGTGGCCGTGGGACTTCATGAGGCTGTCCGGCGACTGTCACAGCCGTGTGACAGGCCCCCCGCCGCCCCCTTCCCCCGCCGCCCCCCTTCCCGTGCCGCCCCCTTTCCCCCGCACCCTCTTTTCCCGTGCCGTCCTCCTTGTCCCGCGGTGTCCGCGGTGCTTGCGGTGTGGGTGGGTGGCCGGTCCAGGTCGTCGAAGATCCGTTGGAAGGGCCGGCGCAGAGCCGTGGCGACCGGCCTGGCATCGGGGTGTACGTAGGCGGGAACATCCCCGCGCCGCGGCCGGGGCGGGGCGGGGTGCGGGCGGGGCGGGCGGTCCTTTACGGCGCGCGCGGTGGCGGCGGCCGGTTGCGGCGGGTGCGGGCTGGTGGCGGCGGGTGCGGGTGGGGTCGGCGGTGAGGTTGCCGCGTGGTGTGAACGTGGCAACCTCCCGGGCCGGTGTTGCCGGTTGCGGGGTTGGCCTGTCCGGTGGTGGCGGCACTGCCCGTCAGGGCGTGCGCGGTGGCGGGGTGGGTGGTGGTGCGGGGGATTGGGCCGCGGGGTGCGTTCGGTCGGGTGTGTGCGGTATCGGCGGGGGTGGTTTCGTTGTGGGGGCCTGTGTAGGCGGGGTTGTCCGTGGCCGGGTGTCCGTGGTGGCGGTGGTCGTGGCCGGTGCCTGCGGCAGCCGGGTACGGCGGGTGCCCGGCCCGTCGTCGGGAGGCGCTGCGGGTCGGGTGGTCGCAGTGGCGGCGTCGGCGCGGTCGTCACTGCCGCCGGGGCCGTGGTCTCCTGCGGCCGGTTCGCGGGGTAGGCGTCGGGTGGGGTGAGGGCCGGTGGCGGGGGCGCGGGCGCCTGGATGTTCGCTGCCCGCCGGTCCTGTGGGCCGTTTCGGCCGGCGGGCGCGGCGCCGCCGCCGGGTCGGGGGTCGGGGGTGTGGCGGGTTGAGGGTCCGTGGTGGTGGCTGACCGTGCCCGCGACGACTTCCAGGGGCTTGTTCCGGTGAGGTTCGTGCAGTGGTCAGCGGGTCTCCGCGGCGTGCCCAGCTGGTGGCGTGATCGCCGCGGAGGTCCGGGGCTGGTCGGTGTCCGGCGGTGCAGCGGTCTGCCGGGCGGCCGGGTCCGTCATGGCGATCCGTGCCGCGGCCGGCTTTTCCACGCGCAGTACCTTCCCGTGCCCGGGCTGTCGGGGTTCACGGGCCGGCGTGGTGTCTCGTCCCTGTGGCGCGCACAGTCCGCCGCCCGCCGGGACTCGCCGCCGGTACGGGGTACTCCCGCGGACGCGGACGCGGATACGGCTGCGGCTGCGGCTGTGCAGGGTTCGTCCGTCCGGTCTTGTGCCCGGCGCCTGTCCGACGTTGCGGGTTGCTGCTTCGCGTGTGTGCTGTACACGCCGGCCCGGCTTGGCGCGAGCGGCCGGGGCGGGCCCGCCCCGGAACCCCGCCGGTGCGCGGGCGCCTGGGGGCGGGGTCCCTATGGGGGGCGGGGTTCCCATGGGGCCGAGGGCGGCATGTCACACCGCGACCCCGACCCCCCGACCCCCCGACTTCGCGCCCCCCGACCCCCCGACTTCGCGCCCCCCGACCCCCCGACCCCCCCGACTTCGCGACCCCCCGACCCCGCGACTTCGCGACCCCGCAACCGCGCGAGCTTGCGTGCCCGCGTGTTTGCGGCTGGGGTTCCGTGTCAGGAGCTGGGGGTGGGGGTGGGGCTGGGGGTGTCGTACACGAGTTTGTAGGTCACGTCCTTGGGGACGGGGGCCGGCGCGGTGTCGGTGTACAGGAGCCGGATCGTGGCGAACCGCTGGGTGCCGGGGCGGTCGGGCCAGGGCTGCGGGTCGCTGAGGGTCACGGTCACCGGGTAGGGGCGGAAGCGGCCTGCTGCGCAGTAGGGGCGGCAGTCGTTGACCATGTCGGTGCCGGTGGCTGTTGCGGTCTTGGGTCCCCAGGTGTTCCAGCGCAGGTCGACGAGCCGGTTGTTGCCGTCGCCGCAGGCCAGCAGGTACTCGTCGGGGCGTACCTGGCCCTTGGAGAAGCAGTCGACCACCACCGGGTCGGGTGCGGGCGCGGGTGCGGGGTGGGATGCGGAGGCCGGTACGGCGGCGGCCACGAGGGCTGCTGCGGCGCTCAGCAGGATCCCGGTCCGGGTCCGGGTCCGGGTCCGGGTGCGGGTGTGGGCCTGCGGTCCGCGGGGGTTGCGGCCGTCTCCTGAAGCGTCCACGAGACCTCCTCGCCCATCCGTCGCGCCCGGCGGCGCTGCGGCCATGCCCAGCTTCTCCGATTCGGGCGCACCCCGCACCCGCTGGCAGCGTCCCGCACCCCGCAGTCGTGCCTGACCTGCGAATATGCGACGCCTGCCGGCCCGGGCCGGCGGTTCGGGCCGCCGGTGTCCGGGCTGTTGCGGTGGTTGGGCTGCTCCGGTTCGGGTTGCCGGGTGTCGGGCTGCTCCGGTTCGGGTTGCCGGGTGTCGGGTTGCCGGGGGTGGGGTTGTTCGGGGTCAGGTGATGCCGATGGTGTAGGCGGCGTGGTAGCCGTTGCCGTCGGGGGTGAGGGCCAGGGTCATGGTTTCTCCTGCGGCCCGGTAGCGGCTGTCGCGCCGGTTGGGGTGTGCGGGTGCGGTGCGGCGGGCGTAGGGCTGGCGTGTGTAGACCTGGGTCAGGAGGTCCTCGGGGAAGAAGAACTGCGAGGTCGTCTCGGTGCGGGTGTCGGGGCGGACCTTGAAGTGGATGTGCGGGGCCAGTCCGGCGTACCAGCCGGGCACGATCGTGTGGAACACGCAGCGTCCGGTGCGGTCGGTGATCTGGGTGCCGCGCAGGAAGGTGTCCTTGCCGGTGGAGTAGTCGCCGTCGGCGTCGGCGTGCCACACCTCGACGCCGGCGGCCGCGAGCGGCCGGCAGCCGTCGGGGACCCGTACCACCGTCAGGTCCAGTCGCAGCGGTACCCCGCCGCGGCCCTGGGTGATGTCGGAGCGGACCAGGTCCAGATCCAGGTAGTACGGTCCCGCGCCCGCCCCGACGGCGAGGACGCAGGCCGGGGCCGCGGCCCTCGACGCTCCCGACGGGGTCGGTGAGGGGGGCCGGGGCGGGGAGGCGGACGGCACTCCCGCCGCACCCCGCGTCCCGGCCGGGGCGGCGCACGCCGCGCTCAGGACGGCGGCGGCCCCGGCCGAGCCGGCGGCCAGCAGCAGGGCACGACGGCTGGTCGGCGAGGAGACCGCACCGCCGCCGCCGGAGCGGGCCTCGGTGCCGCTGCCGCTGCCGCTGCCCGTGCTGGTGCTGGTGTCGTTGTTCTCGGCCATGCGAACCCCTCACACGCCCCGGATGCCGCCTGCGCGCGGGGCGGACGGCTGGACCCGCGCCCCACCGTGCCGGACGCCGCCCTCCCTGCCCGGCACCGACACACCCCCGTCCACCCACCGGCTCCCCACCCCACCCCGCCCCCTGCCCTTGTCATGCCGACCCGGAGGCGGGGCGGGGCGTCGCGGCCGGCCGGCCGGCCGGTTGGTTGAGGTGGTCGGCGAGGAGTTCGGCGAAGGCCTGCGGGGTCAGGACCGTGACGCCGAGTTCCGCCGCTTCGGCGGCCTTCGAGTTCGGTTTGGCGTTCGCCGCCGGTGTGCAGAGCGGTTGGCTGGTCTGGGAGTTGACGCTGCTTCCCGCCTTCCCGCCTTCCCGTCGGCGGGCCCGTTCGATCGGTGCGTTCGTCTGCGTACGCCCCGGTTCCTCCGGCGGGCCGTTCATCCTGCCGCTCACCACGAGCGTCCGGCCCGCCGACGGCCCCTCTCATCGACGCCGGCCGCCCGCTGCTGCGGCTCGCTCAGGTTCCCCCGGCCGTGGCCGGGGTGTCGATGACCGGGGCGGGCAGTGCGAGCCGCTCGGCGATGACCGGCGCCTTCTCCCCGCCGGTCCCCTCGACCTCGCGCATCGCTGCCGCGTCCGCCGCCCGCACCGCCGTCATCGTCCGCACATGCGCGGCGGTACGAGGGGACATGCTGCGCCAGGTCCCGAGCATGCCCGGCGCGCACAGCACCCGGCTGAGCGGCCGGGCCCCGGCTGCCGCGCCGAAGACGTTGTCGAGGCTGAGGCGGCGGCGGGTGGGTGCGGTGTCACCGGCCGGCGCGGCCCTGTTCGCGGCCTGTCCGGTGGGGGAGTCGGGGGCGGCCCGGCCGGGTGCTCCGCCTCCCGGGCCGGCGCCGAACGGCGCAGCAGGTCGTGGGAGGCGTCGTGGTCCGGCGGGCTGTTGCCGCCGCCGTAGTGCCCGCCGGAGGCGTGCGCTGCAGCCGCCCCGGGGCCGCGGGTGTACCCGGCACGGCCGGGCAAGGCTGGAGCGCGCCTTGTCGGCGTGCGGGACCGTCCTGGCGGCGAGGCCTCTCCCGGGGCACTGGCAACGCCCCGCCGGGCACGCCCGGCGGCCCCCTCCGGTGTCCGTGGACGAAAGCCGGAAGGGGCCGCCGGTGGGCCTCGCGGGTGCGGGTGTTACCTCGCGGGTGTTTACCAGGAGCGGTTGAACTTCACGTGGCCGCCGTTGCGCTCGTACCAGCCGACGAAGCCCCAGTTGATCCAGCCGCCGTCGCCCTGGTTGGTGAACTGCCCGGACTCGAACACCCACAGGCCGTAGTGGATGTTGCCCCACTGGACGTTGGCGTAGACGCGGGTGCCCTGGAACTGGTCGTTGTAGTTCTGGCTGAGGTTGAACAGCATGACGTTGTGCCGGCTGCCGGCGGCCTTGAACGCCTTGTCGATGGCTTCCTGCACGAAGGTGCCGCGGTCGTCGGTCTTGATGCCGCGCAGGGCGTCGGCGATGGCCTTGCCGCTGCCGAGCTGGTCCATGGAGACGTTGACGCTCACGCTCTTGTCGGCGGCGGCCGCGGCGTCGGGTTCGGACGCGGCGGGGGAGGAGACGGCCGGGGAGGCGGGAGCGGAGACGGCGGCGGGGGCCGGGGCGGGCTGCCCGGCGGCCTGGGCCGGGAGCGCGGCCGCCCCGGTCAGGGTGAGCGCGGTCAGGGCGATCGTGGCGAGCGTGGTGTTGCGGCGCATGGCGATGAAGTCCTGTTCTACGGGGACGTGGATGGGGACAGGGGTGGGAACGGGGACGGGGCGGGGTGGGGACGGGCTCGGGGGAGTGGCGCAGGGGGCAGGGGGGGCAGAGACCGCGGCAGCGAGCAGCGAGCAGCGAGCAGCGAGCGGCGAGCGGGGGCCGCGGCCGGGGCCGAGAGCGGGCCGGAGCGGGAGCGGGGCCGGGTCGGGAGCGGGGCCGGGGGTGGCGGATTACCAGGAGCGGCGGAAGTTCACGTGGCCGCCGTCGCGGTCGAACCAGCCGCGGAAGGCCCAGTTGATCCAGCCGCCGTCGCCGTGGTTGGTGAACTGGCCCGACTCGAAGACCAGTACCCGGTAGGTGCCGTGGATGCCGCTGACCTTGGCGTCGTAGACCACGCCGTGCAGGTTGGGGGTGTAGTGGTTGGCATTGTTGATGACCATCACGTTGTAGCGCTGGCCGGACTCGTAGAAGGCCCCCTCCATCAGGGACTTCACGTAGCCGGAGCGGTTCTGCTTGCGCTCGATGGCCTCGGTGACGATGTTGAAGATCTTCTGGGTGATGTCGAGGACCGCGGAGGCGACGTCGACCCTCCCCGCGAGGGCGCCCGCCTCGCCCGGGGCGACGCCCGAGGCGGCGGCCGGGGCGGCCGGGGCGGGCGCCGGGGCGGCGTAGGAGGCGGCGGAGGGCAGCAGGACCCCCGCGGCGGCGACCGAGCTGACGATCATGACGGCGACACGCTTGCGGCTGATACGCATATCTTTTCTCCTCAAAGGGATGTAGCGGACATTCGGTGGTCGTGAGGGGCCGGCGGGCCGCCAGAGGCCGCGCGCAGGCCCGGAGTGGCCGGAGTGGGCCCGAAGTGGGCTCGGAGTGGGCTGTGGGCGGTCCGGGAGCGGGCCGTGAGGCGAATGCCGGACTGTGAATGCTGTGCCACCGGAACAGGATTTCCGGGGCGTGCGGCCGGCGCTGCCGGCCCATGGCCGGAAAGGAAAGGATCGGGCCTATTTCAGGCCGAACCCATTCGGCCGACTCCTCTCCCGCCCCGGATTGCTGATTTACTGAAAGCGCTCTCGGCCATCGGGGGCGGGGAAGGGTTTTTCCGTCACCAGGAAGTGGTGAGATGGGCGGCCGCGTCGTTGTGCGGCGCGCTCCCGCCGCCGGTGCGGCGGGGGGCCCGCGAGGGGGAGGGGTCGGTGATCCGCCGGTGCAGCAGGACGGCCAGGCATCCGGCGCAGAGCAGCGAGAGGGCCTGCCACCAGGGAAGACCGGCTTCCCTGCGGCCTGGAGGGGGGTTCGGCATCGGGTTCTTCCAGTGACTTTCGCGCGAGGGTGGAACCTGGTGGCGCCCGATCGGCTCTAGAGGGCCGGAGGGCAGTGGCTTGCGGGGTTGGTCCACTCGGTGTCCCCCGGACGGCCGTCGCACGGGGCGGCGGTCCGTGCGGAAGCCGGACCGGATCCGAAGTCCGGCGCCCCGCCGGAAACGATGCTGCCCGCAATACCCACGGCCAGCGCCGCCGTGCAAAGGAACCGAGTGAACTTCATGCTGTTCTCCTGAGAAAGTGAATTCCGATCTGATTCCTGCCGGGTCTTTCTTTCCGGTGACTCAAGAATCTCCGGCCCGGAACTCGGGGTCCAGCGGGCACGGGCCTCAGCAAGGTGCGTGGCACGAAAGGGAGGGGTGCAAAAAATGGACAGAACCATAAATACCGGGGCATCTGCAGAGGTGCCGGGAGCGTTACCGCCCCCGCCGACCCCCGACCCGGCTGCGGCCCCCTACTCGGATCCGTACCCCGACCCCGACCCGGCCCCGGCTGCGGTCCCGGCCCCGGACCCGAACGCGGCTGCGGTCGCGGACCCGCACCCCGACCCGGCTGCGGTCCCATACCCCGACCCGGCTACGGCTGCGGCTCCGCACCCGGACCCAGCTCCGGCCCCGACTGCGGTCCCCGACCCGGCCCCCGCCCCGGCTGCGCCCCCGTACTCGAATGCGGCTTCAGCCCCGGACCCCGCTGCGGACCCGGCGTACCCCGACCCGGCCCAGGCCAAGGCTGCGGCTGCGTACCCGGACCCCGCTCCGGCCCCGGCGTACCCCGACCCGGCCCCCGACCCGGCCCCGGCCCCGGCGGACACCGCGGAGCTCGGCCCGACGGCGATCAGGCTCTACACCCGCCTGCTGGAGGGCGGCCCCCAGCCGACCACCGCCCTGGCCGCCGCACTCGGCCTCGCCGAGGAACACACCGAGCGCGCCGCCGCCGAACTGGTCCGCCACCGCCTCCTGGCCCGCGACCCCGACGGCACACGCGCCCGGTGGCGGGCCGTCAGCCCCTACACCGCCGCCGCCGAACTGGTGGGGCCGGAGGAGAACCGGCTGCGCCGCCGCCTGGAGACCCTGGAACGCACCCGCGCCCGGCTCAGCTCGCTGATCCCCCTGTACGAGGAGACCTACCGCCGCGGCGCCGACTCCGGCGCCGTCGA includes these proteins:
- a CDS encoding DUF6400 family protein → MAPHTPSPDDHTPTDAGTSGLTDFTLDLTSQEVLRRAHVMEALGPHWNPIEVLHSEETAHNLLYSGLDAQQQRLHDDLTAAGILPTREDGHAAP
- a CDS encoding isoamylase early set domain-containing protein — encoded protein: MLERTLRKDRTEVTFVLPADTPPGPVSVVGDFNGWQPGVHTLEPRTDGKRAVTLTLPSEHTHSFRYLAAGDYWFNDESAGDQDGPNSRLHT
- a CDS encoding response regulator transcription factor; the encoded protein is MTPTLTTPHTAATAAPAPELAPREQEALRHIAAGRTYLQTARHMGLSKHTVDAYLRRIRAKLNVNSTAEMTRMAIALGL
- a CDS encoding dioxygenase family protein, giving the protein MAENNDTSTSTGSGSGSGTEARSGGGGAVSSPTSRRALLLAAGSAGAAAVLSAACAAPAGTRGAAGVPSASPPRPPSPTPSGASRAAAPACVLAVGAGAGPYYLDLDLVRSDITQGRGGVPLRLDLTVVRVPDGCRPLAAAGVEVWHADADGDYSTGKDTFLRGTQITDRTGRCVFHTIVPGWYAGLAPHIHFKVRPDTRTETTSQFFFPEDLLTQVYTRQPYARRTAPAHPNRRDSRYRAAGETMTLALTPDGNGYHAAYTIGIT
- a CDS encoding stress protein, whose protein sequence is MRRNTTLATIALTALTLTGAAALPAQAAGQPAPAPAAVSAPASPAVSSPAASEPDAAAAADKSVSVNVSMDQLGSGKAIADALRGIKTDDRGTFVQEAIDKAFKAAGSRHNVMLFNLSQNYNDQFQGTRVYANVQWGNIHYGLWVFESGQFTNQGDGGWINWGFVGWYERNGGHVKFNRSW
- a CDS encoding stress protein, translating into MRISRKRVAVMIVSSVAAAGVLLPSAASYAAPAPAPAAPAAASGVAPGEAGALAGRVDVASAVLDITQKIFNIVTEAIERKQNRSGYVKSLMEGAFYESGQRYNVMVINNANHYTPNLHGVVYDAKVSGIHGTYRVLVFESGQFTNHGDGGWINWAFRGWFDRDGGHVNFRRSW